One genomic segment of Methanothermococcus okinawensis IH1 includes these proteins:
- a CDS encoding phosphatidylglycerophosphatase A: MNNSMDNDIYNSSYNVSNILNILEKYGITIKNMMDCGMELCISNDNLNNIRKKLEEIILKNLNNPNVSTLIIGAIKLEEEGIKGNLPFNYNEDPNYIYVDEVIGMAIANEIAGTKAIFNFKWYDAKKPGIVGALDKKGYVFLDDAIAGFIAGCMSKVFE; the protein is encoded by the coding sequence ATGAATAATAGTATGGATAATGACATATATAATAGCAGTTATAATGTATCCAACATTTTAAATATTTTAGAAAAGTATGGCATAACTATAAAAAATATGATGGATTGTGGTATGGAGCTCTGTATTTCCAACGATAATCTAAACAACATTAGAAAAAAACTTGAAGAGATAATCCTAAAAAACTTAAATAATCCAAATGTATCTACCTTGATAATCGGTGCTATAAAGCTTGAAGAAGAAGGGATTAAAGGCAATCTACCATTTAATTATAATGAAGACCCCAATTATATATATGTAGATGAAGTTATTGGCATGGCAATAGCCAATGAAATTGCAGGGACAAAGGCAATATTTAATTTTAAATGGTATGATGCTAAAAAACCTGGAATTGTAGGAGCTCTGGATAAAAAGGGATATGTATTTTTAGACGATGCCATAGCAGGTTTTATTGCG
- a CDS encoding stage II sporulation protein M, giving the protein MSKTTYELLEVIYALKRQKYIIYAVTILFLMSFIISYILLYLDITWVKEFGEMIFNQFSEYVNSLDIKNESSLNIFSIIVSHNLSVGILNYILTIFSTLIIISNAFILAYVLYISKPLTFILLVLPHGIVEIPALILSSSSGIVLCNAFIKRLKKDEDSVLYYKDSLRILFVSMLLFIIAAIIESSITLEIKKLIVG; this is encoded by the coding sequence ATGAGTAAAACAACATACGAACTATTGGAAGTTATATATGCCCTTAAAAGACAGAAATATATAATATATGCCGTTACAATATTGTTTTTAATGTCATTTATAATTTCATATATATTACTTTATTTAGATATTACATGGGTTAAAGAATTTGGAGAAATGATTTTTAATCAATTTTCAGAATATGTAAATTCATTAGATATTAAAAACGAATCTTCATTAAATATATTTTCCATTATAGTGTCTCATAATTTAAGTGTTGGAATTTTAAATTATATATTAACAATATTTTCGACATTAATTATAATATCAAATGCCTTTATTTTAGCTTATGTATTGTATATTAGTAAGCCCTTAACATTTATACTTCTTGTATTGCCACACGGTATTGTGGAAATTCCTGCATTGATACTTTCAAGCAGTTCTGGAATAGTGTTATGTAATGCATTTATAAAAAGATTAAAAAAGGATGAGGATAGTGTATTATATTACAAAGATTCTTTGAGAATATTATTTGTATCCATGTTGTTGTTTATAATTGCAGCTATAATTGAGAGCTCTATTACATTGGAGATAAAAAAACTTATAGTTGGTTAA